One genomic segment of Alicycliphilus denitrificans K601 includes these proteins:
- a CDS encoding nitrous oxide reductase family maturation protein NosD, giving the protein MTSLSHLGAALALCIAGACQAATLSVRPGDDLAAAVAKARPGDVIEVARGQYRANLLIDKPLTLRGLDRPTISGGNQGDTIRVTAPDVVIEGLIVRDSGDDLKDQNAGIYLYPGAHRAIVRRCDLTYNLFGLWIEKADDVLIEHNTITGKREYASPQRGNGVQLYNTKGAKILGNDISFVRDALYVDVSHHAVFRGNRLHHSRYGTHYMNSYYNLWEDNDTYYNRGGLALMEVRNQEVRGNRAWGNSDHGIMLRTLQDSVIEGNVVAGNNRGFFIYDVEYIKLNDNLVVDNTVGVHLSAGSTRNEVEGNDFIANREQVRYVGARDERWGTRRGNYWSNYLGWDRNGDGMGDVQYEANDMVDRLTWRHPSIKLLLASPAVQALRLVGQQFPVLRVPSVVDPHPRMRPYHQDWSQWRGKHFPGQ; this is encoded by the coding sequence ATGACCTCCCTGTCCCACTTAGGTGCGGCCCTGGCGCTGTGCATCGCCGGGGCCTGCCAGGCAGCCACCCTGAGCGTGCGCCCCGGCGACGACCTGGCCGCCGCGGTGGCCAAGGCCCGGCCAGGCGACGTGATCGAGGTGGCGCGCGGCCAGTACCGCGCCAACCTGCTGATCGACAAGCCCCTGACCCTGCGCGGCCTGGACCGCCCTACCATCAGCGGCGGCAACCAGGGCGACACCATCCGCGTCACCGCCCCCGACGTGGTGATAGAGGGCCTGATCGTGCGCGACTCGGGCGACGACCTCAAGGACCAGAACGCCGGCATCTACCTCTACCCCGGCGCGCACCGCGCCATCGTGCGCCGCTGCGACCTGACCTACAACCTGTTCGGGCTGTGGATAGAGAAGGCCGACGACGTGCTCATAGAGCACAACACCATCACCGGCAAGCGCGAATACGCCTCGCCCCAGCGCGGCAACGGCGTGCAGCTGTACAACACCAAGGGCGCGAAGATCCTGGGCAACGACATCAGCTTCGTGCGCGACGCGCTGTACGTGGACGTGTCGCACCACGCCGTGTTCCGCGGCAACCGGCTGCACCACAGCCGCTACGGCACGCACTACATGAACTCCTACTACAACCTGTGGGAGGACAACGACACGTACTACAACCGCGGCGGCCTGGCGCTCATGGAGGTGCGCAACCAGGAGGTGCGGGGCAACCGCGCCTGGGGCAATTCGGACCACGGCATCATGCTGCGCACGCTGCAGGACTCGGTGATCGAGGGCAACGTCGTGGCCGGAAACAACCGGGGCTTCTTCATCTACGACGTGGAGTACATCAAGCTCAACGACAACCTGGTCGTGGACAACACCGTGGGCGTGCACCTGTCGGCGGGCTCCACGCGCAACGAGGTGGAGGGTAACGACTTCATCGCCAACCGCGAGCAGGTGCGCTACGTGGGTGCGCGCGACGAGCGCTGGGGCACCAGGCGCGGCAACTACTGGAGCAACTACCTGGGCTGGGACCGCAACGGCGATGGCATGGGCGACGTGCAGTACGAGGCCAACGACATGGTGGACCGTCTGACTTGGCGCCACCCCAGCATCAAGCTGCTGCTGGCCAGCCCCGCCGTGCAAGCGCTGCGCCTGGTGGGCCAGCAGTTTCCCGTTCTGCGCGTGCCCTCGGTGGTGGACCCCCACCCGCGCATGCGCCCCTACCACCAAGACTGGAGTCAATGGCGTGGCAAGCATTTCCCCGGCCAGTGA
- a CDS encoding NosR/NirI family protein: MFSLGQRFAAFCFALFMALALQAPRAHAGAYEAELPANLASTPDMCSLLPCTEVFPGATHFSERKGQPPYVEAYDNDSAQKKLLGYVMLSTDITDTPAYSGKPVVTLIGMDTKGHFVGLKVLKHSEPILLLGIPESALINFNNQYVGKSVTDTIEVGPSRPDENVTGVDAISGATVTVVAQNQVVMTSGAAVARQTGIIAPTVREPAKFATTGQKYDWAQLVKMGAVQQLLVKPEQVGLPRGPEPFIELWFGDLNQPDIGRSVLGDNAFDSLRSRLKEGENALFVIKTAGQESFKGSGFVRGGIFDRVQVKQGADSFTFRDLDSYNLYGLEAGGAPRYTESAIFIIRSPSFSAAYPWKLAFLGNRVDRATGHRSFAVFESKYWLPASSLEGGRPKVEEPAAPWVRIWKSQALPISLFGLLLVAVTVVYALRERLTRLSTHKNKWPVNGFKYTFWALSIFWIGFGYMAQPSITQVLTWFHSLLFQWTWSLFLSDPFIFLFWIFIIVTVFLFGRGLFCGWMCPFGSLQEAIFKIAKAIGLKRFQTALPQKWHDRLKWVKYAVFFFLLTVSMFSMGLAEKLAEVEPFKTTFLVGVMNRAWPYGLFVAAILGVSIFIERPYCKYICPLGASLAMPSTFRWFGLKRKQDCNSCKACAVGCGAQAIDADGRIDHRECLHCLDCMILYTDTKGCPPLAKERKRREKDGLEITPIGKNGYFIPIHPAKVEDQISPKAKDGVDPRMPTDRTLPAHKEDVGLLQWLWLELRDHLWPWSREGWHSQRALQIAGLALAIAATIAWVQAALGHLSSGAIIGWWFGWSVYEVLIRLSGRRYVKDGPWWRDQYRVAGVMDMMSYVGFKNLMIGAALFLVLKTLGWLIA; encoded by the coding sequence ATGTTTTCCCTCGGTCAACGGTTCGCAGCCTTCTGTTTCGCCCTGTTCATGGCATTGGCCCTGCAGGCGCCCCGCGCCCACGCCGGCGCCTACGAGGCCGAGCTGCCCGCCAACCTGGCAAGCACGCCCGACATGTGCTCGCTGCTGCCGTGTACCGAGGTCTTTCCGGGCGCAACGCATTTCTCCGAGCGCAAGGGCCAGCCACCCTACGTCGAGGCCTACGACAACGACTCGGCCCAGAAGAAGCTGCTGGGCTACGTGATGTTGTCCACCGACATCACCGACACGCCCGCCTACTCGGGCAAGCCGGTGGTGACCCTCATCGGCATGGACACGAAAGGCCATTTCGTCGGCCTGAAGGTGCTCAAGCATTCCGAGCCCATCCTGCTGCTGGGCATCCCGGAATCGGCCCTCATCAATTTCAACAACCAGTACGTCGGCAAGTCGGTGACCGACACCATCGAGGTCGGCCCCTCGCGCCCCGACGAGAACGTGACCGGCGTGGACGCCATCTCGGGCGCCACCGTCACCGTCGTCGCGCAGAACCAGGTGGTCATGACCTCGGGCGCCGCCGTCGCGCGCCAGACCGGCATCATCGCGCCCACGGTGCGTGAGCCCGCAAAGTTCGCCACCACCGGCCAGAAATACGACTGGGCGCAGCTCGTGAAGATGGGCGCGGTGCAGCAGCTGCTCGTCAAGCCCGAGCAGGTCGGCCTGCCGCGCGGCCCCGAGCCCTTCATCGAGCTGTGGTTCGGCGACCTGAACCAGCCCGACATCGGCCGCAGCGTGCTGGGCGACAACGCGTTCGACAGCCTGCGCTCGCGCCTCAAGGAGGGCGAGAACGCGCTGTTCGTCATCAAGACCGCGGGCCAGGAGTCCTTCAAGGGCTCGGGCTTCGTGCGCGGCGGCATCTTCGACCGCGTGCAGGTCAAGCAGGGCGCGGACTCCTTCACCTTCCGCGATCTGGATTCGTACAACCTCTACGGCCTGGAGGCCGGGGGCGCGCCGCGCTACACCGAGTCGGCCATCTTCATCATCCGCTCGCCCTCGTTCTCCGCGGCCTATCCCTGGAAGCTGGCCTTCCTGGGCAACCGCGTGGACCGCGCCACTGGGCACCGCAGCTTCGCCGTGTTCGAGTCCAAGTACTGGCTGCCCGCCAGCAGCCTCGAAGGCGGCCGCCCCAAGGTCGAGGAACCCGCCGCCCCCTGGGTGCGCATCTGGAAGTCGCAGGCCCTGCCCATCAGCCTGTTCGGCCTGCTGCTGGTGGCCGTCACGGTGGTCTACGCTCTGCGCGAGAGGCTCACCCGGCTGTCCACGCACAAGAACAAGTGGCCGGTCAACGGCTTCAAGTACACGTTCTGGGCGCTCAGCATCTTCTGGATCGGCTTCGGCTACATGGCCCAGCCCTCCATCACCCAGGTGCTGACCTGGTTCCACTCGCTGCTGTTCCAGTGGACCTGGTCGCTGTTCCTGTCCGATCCGTTCATCTTCCTGTTCTGGATCTTCATCATCGTCACCGTGTTCCTGTTCGGCCGCGGCCTGTTCTGCGGCTGGATGTGCCCGTTCGGCTCGCTGCAGGAGGCGATCTTCAAGATCGCCAAGGCCATCGGCCTCAAGCGCTTCCAAACGGCGCTGCCGCAGAAATGGCATGACCGCCTGAAGTGGGTCAAGTACGCCGTGTTCTTCTTCCTGCTCACGGTGTCCATGTTCTCCATGGGCCTGGCGGAGAAGCTGGCCGAGGTCGAGCCCTTCAAGACCACCTTCCTGGTCGGCGTGATGAACCGCGCCTGGCCCTACGGCCTGTTCGTGGCCGCCATCCTGGGCGTGTCCATCTTCATCGAGCGGCCCTACTGCAAGTACATCTGCCCGCTGGGTGCGTCGCTGGCCATGCCCAGCACCTTCCGCTGGTTCGGCCTCAAGCGCAAGCAGGATTGCAACAGCTGCAAGGCCTGCGCCGTGGGCTGCGGCGCCCAGGCCATCGACGCCGACGGCCGCATCGACCACCGCGAGTGCCTGCACTGCCTGGACTGCATGATCCTGTACACCGACACCAAGGGCTGCCCGCCCCTGGCCAAGGAGCGCAAGCGCCGCGAGAAGGACGGCCTGGAGATCACGCCCATCGGCAAGAACGGCTACTTCATCCCGATCCACCCGGCCAAGGTGGAGGACCAGATCTCGCCCAAGGCCAAGGACGGCGTCGACCCGCGCATGCCCACCGACCGCACCCTGCCCGCGCACAAGGAAGACGTGGGCCTGCTGCAGTGGCTGTGGCTGGAGCTGCGCGACCACCTGTGGCCCTGGAGCCGCGAGGGCTGGCACAGCCAGAGGGCGCTGCAGATCGCCGGCCTGGCGCTGGCCATTGCCGCCACCATCGCCTGGGTGCAGGCCGCCCTGGGCCACCTGTCCTCGGGCGCTATCATCGGCTGGTGGTTCGGCTGGAGCGTGTACGAGGTGTTGATCCGCCTGTCCGGCCGCCGCTATGTGAAGGATGGCCCCTGGTGGCGCGACCAGTACCGCGTCGCCGGCGTGATGGACATGATGAGCTACGTGGGATTCAAGAACCTGATGATTGGCGCTGCGCTGTTCCTGGTGCTCAAGACCCTGGGCTGGCTCATCGCATGA
- the nosZ gene encoding TAT-dependent nitrous-oxide reductase, producing the protein MSKKEDLGTETVGMGRRRFINTAALAGLTVGVAACNDKPAASPAASGTPASAPAPAAHAGSGANVHLKPGELDTYYGLWSGGHNGDVRVLGLPSGREIHRIPCFVPDALVGWGITNESKAVMGTKPDGNLRYTVADTHHLHASYKDGNYDGRYAWVNDKINARIARIRLDYFVCDKITDLPNVQGFHGIFPDKADPVDPAINYTTRVFCGGEFAIPLPNDGKDVNAPEKYRSLFTCVDAETMEVRWQVLIDGNCDLVATSYDGKLAATNQYNTENGIHYEDMMSAERDACLFFNVARIEEAVKAGKFKTYGNKVPVVDGTHEANKDPKTALVAYVSVPKNPHGVNASPDGKYFICAGKLSPTTTTIELAKVLDWFDGKMEKLDDAIVAEVEVGLGPLHTAFDGRGNAYTTLFLDSQIVKWNVEKAIAFHKGDKNAKYVVDRIDVHYQPGHINASQSETKAADGKFLAVGCKFSKDRFLPVGPLHPENEQLIDISGEKMVLLADHPVRGEPHDFIIFKRDLLKPKQVYELDEFPLAVKDAKESGVFRNGKKVTVKLTSQAPAFSMREFTVKKGDEVTLILTNLDKIEDLTHGFALPKYNIQFVINPLETKSVTFVADKPGVFWAYCSTFCHALHLEMRTRMIVEA; encoded by the coding sequence ATGAGCAAGAAAGAAGACCTGGGCACCGAAACCGTCGGCATGGGCCGGCGCCGTTTCATCAACACCGCCGCGCTGGCGGGCCTGACGGTAGGCGTCGCTGCTTGCAACGACAAACCCGCCGCGTCCCCGGCGGCATCGGGCACCCCCGCCTCCGCGCCCGCACCGGCCGCGCATGCCGGCAGCGGCGCGAACGTGCACCTCAAGCCCGGTGAGCTCGACACCTACTACGGCCTGTGGAGCGGCGGCCACAACGGCGACGTGCGCGTGCTGGGCCTGCCTTCGGGCCGCGAGATCCACCGCATTCCCTGCTTCGTGCCCGACGCGCTCGTGGGCTGGGGCATCACCAACGAATCCAAGGCCGTCATGGGCACCAAGCCCGACGGCAACCTGCGCTACACGGTGGCCGACACCCACCACCTGCATGCCTCGTACAAGGACGGCAATTACGACGGTCGCTACGCCTGGGTCAACGACAAGATCAATGCCCGCATCGCACGCATCCGCCTGGACTACTTCGTCTGCGACAAGATCACCGACCTGCCCAACGTGCAGGGCTTCCACGGCATCTTCCCTGACAAGGCCGACCCGGTCGATCCCGCGATCAACTACACGACGCGCGTGTTCTGCGGCGGCGAGTTCGCCATTCCCCTGCCCAACGACGGCAAGGACGTGAATGCTCCCGAGAAGTACCGCTCGCTGTTCACCTGCGTGGACGCCGAGACCATGGAAGTGCGCTGGCAGGTGCTGATCGACGGCAACTGCGACCTGGTCGCCACCTCGTACGATGGCAAGCTCGCGGCCACCAACCAGTACAACACCGAGAACGGCATCCACTACGAGGACATGATGTCCGCCGAGCGCGACGCCTGCCTGTTCTTCAACGTGGCGCGCATCGAGGAGGCCGTGAAGGCCGGCAAGTTCAAGACCTATGGCAACAAGGTGCCCGTAGTGGACGGCACGCACGAGGCCAACAAGGACCCGAAGACGGCCCTGGTCGCCTACGTCAGCGTTCCGAAGAACCCGCACGGCGTGAACGCCAGCCCCGACGGCAAGTACTTCATCTGCGCCGGCAAGCTCTCGCCCACCACCACGACCATCGAGCTCGCCAAGGTGCTGGACTGGTTCGACGGCAAGATGGAGAAGCTCGACGACGCCATCGTCGCCGAGGTCGAAGTGGGCCTGGGCCCCTTGCACACCGCCTTCGACGGCCGCGGCAACGCCTACACCACGCTGTTCCTGGACAGCCAGATCGTCAAGTGGAACGTGGAGAAGGCCATCGCCTTCCACAAGGGCGACAAGAACGCCAAGTACGTGGTGGACCGCATCGACGTGCACTACCAGCCCGGCCACATCAACGCATCGCAGTCCGAGACCAAGGCCGCCGACGGCAAGTTCCTGGCCGTGGGCTGCAAGTTCTCCAAGGACCGCTTCCTGCCCGTGGGCCCGCTGCACCCCGAGAACGAGCAACTGATCGACATCTCGGGCGAGAAGATGGTGCTGCTGGCCGACCACCCGGTGCGCGGCGAACCGCACGACTTCATCATCTTCAAGCGCGACCTCCTCAAGCCCAAGCAGGTGTACGAGCTGGACGAGTTCCCGCTGGCCGTCAAGGACGCCAAGGAATCAGGCGTGTTCCGCAACGGCAAGAAGGTCACCGTCAAGCTCACCTCGCAGGCGCCGGCCTTCAGCATGCGCGAGTTCACCGTGAAGAAGGGCGACGAGGTCACGCTGATCCTGACCAACCTGGACAAGATCGAGGACCTGACGCACGGCTTCGCCCTGCCCAAGTACAACATCCAGTTCGTCATCAACCCGCTGGAGACCAAGTCGGTCACCTTCGTGGCCGACAAGCCTGGCGTGTTCTGGGCTTACTGCTCCACGTTCTGCCATGCGCTGCACCTTGAGATGCGCACGCGCATGATCGTCGAGGCCTGA
- a CDS encoding c-type cytochrome, which yields MNKTSLTMALAAAALVLAACGKSEAPASAPAPAPAPAAEAPAAAPAPAAPVAENTAGKSAYGKTCAMCHAAGVAGAPKPGDKADWGPRIAQGKETLYKHALEGFTGAKGQMPARGGNASMSDEDVKAAVDFMADQSI from the coding sequence ATGAACAAGACATCCCTCACGATGGCGCTGGCCGCCGCCGCCCTGGTGCTTGCCGCCTGCGGCAAGAGCGAGGCGCCGGCATCCGCGCCGGCACCCGCACCCGCGCCGGCGGCAGAAGCACCGGCCGCTGCTCCGGCACCCGCCGCGCCGGTTGCGGAGAACACCGCCGGCAAGAGCGCGTACGGCAAGACCTGCGCCATGTGCCACGCCGCCGGCGTGGCCGGCGCGCCCAAGCCCGGCGACAAGGCCGACTGGGGCCCGCGCATCGCCCAGGGCAAGGAGACGCTCTACAAGCACGCGCTCGAGGGCTTCACCGGCGCCAAGGGCCAGATGCCCGCGCGCGGCGGCAATGCGTCGATGAGCGACGAGGACGTGAAGGCCGCCGTGGACTTCATGGCCGACCAGTCGATCTGA
- a CDS encoding FAD:protein FMN transferase gives MNNGWQGGRLSRRRFALALPLLGAVAWAPAGMARAAGPQRASRNLMGTRVDIVADGGDARQLQAAIGLAFEEMQRLEASLSRYREDSVVRRIGQAAGRHPVAVPPEVMDVLASAQRVWRESAGAFDPTVGALSGWHFEPGRQSMPASAEIAAALRHVDARQLQLDERAGTAYLAGRGMALDLGGIAKLPILAAGLRVLEREGVANALVNGGGDVLASGRLQGRPWRVGVRDPRAPDRLLGAIEVEGFGVVASSGDYERGFVHQGRRLHHVLDPHTGWPTTGVHGVALLARDVRAVNGWGTALMVQGMAAVPAWSARHPGVAVLAAGADGVLWRSDAMAEALKPVSI, from the coding sequence ATGAACAACGGATGGCAAGGCGGACGGCTGTCGCGGCGGCGCTTCGCCCTGGCGCTGCCCCTGCTGGGCGCCGTGGCCTGGGCCCCTGCGGGCATGGCGCGGGCCGCGGGGCCGCAGCGCGCGAGCCGCAACCTCATGGGCACGCGCGTGGACATCGTCGCCGACGGCGGCGATGCCCGGCAGCTGCAGGCCGCGATCGGCCTGGCCTTCGAGGAGATGCAGCGTCTGGAGGCATCGCTGAGCCGCTACCGCGAGGACAGCGTGGTGCGGCGCATCGGACAGGCGGCCGGGCGCCACCCGGTGGCCGTGCCTCCCGAGGTCATGGACGTGCTGGCGAGCGCCCAGCGGGTCTGGCGCGAGAGCGCGGGCGCGTTCGACCCCACCGTGGGTGCGCTGTCGGGCTGGCATTTCGAGCCCGGCCGGCAGTCCATGCCCGCGTCGGCCGAGATCGCCGCGGCGCTGCGCCACGTGGACGCGCGCCAGCTGCAACTCGATGAGCGCGCGGGCACGGCCTACCTGGCCGGGCGCGGCATGGCGCTCGATCTGGGCGGCATCGCCAAGCTGCCCATCCTGGCGGCGGGCCTGCGCGTGCTCGAACGCGAGGGCGTCGCCAATGCGCTCGTCAATGGCGGCGGCGACGTGCTCGCCAGCGGCCGCCTGCAGGGCCGTCCCTGGCGCGTGGGGGTGCGCGATCCGCGCGCGCCCGACAGGCTGCTGGGCGCGATCGAGGTCGAGGGCTTCGGCGTAGTCGCGTCCTCGGGCGACTACGAGCGCGGCTTCGTGCACCAGGGCCGGCGCCTGCACCATGTGCTCGATCCCCACACCGGCTGGCCCACCACGGGCGTGCACGGCGTGGCGCTGCTCGCGCGCGACGTGCGTGCCGTCAACGGCTGGGGTACGGCGCTCATGGTGCAGGGCATGGCAGCCGTGCCGGCCTGGAGCGCGCGCCACCCCGGCGTGGCCGTGCTGGCCGCCGGCGCCGATGGCGTGCTGTGGCGATCGGACGCCATGGCAGAGGCGCTCAAGCCCGTCAGCATCTAG
- a CDS encoding symmetrical bis(5'-nucleosyl)-tetraphosphatase, translated as MALYCVGDIQGCDEAFGRLLSTIGFSPSRDTVYLLGDLVNRGPGSAAVLRRCMRLGDSVRALLGNHDLHLLATAHGVRPPSRRDTLQDVLQAPDRQALLDWLRQQPLARRVRHGGTDLLMVHAGVLPQWSADDVLALADEVHAMLRGPALPDFLREMYGNSPDQWDAGLQGADRLRIIVNALTRLRFCTPEGRMDFESTESAAHAPAGLLPWFDAPGRRTSGTLIAFGHWSTLGWISRPDIQGLDTGCVWGGALSAVRFGATLAEREHCKVQCAQQQRPGE; from the coding sequence ATGGCTCTTTATTGCGTGGGCGATATCCAGGGCTGCGACGAAGCCTTCGGGCGCCTGCTTTCCACCATTGGTTTCTCTCCCAGCCGCGACACCGTCTACCTGCTGGGCGACCTGGTCAACCGCGGCCCCGGCTCGGCCGCGGTGCTGCGCCGCTGCATGCGGCTGGGCGACAGCGTGCGCGCACTGCTGGGCAACCACGACCTGCACCTGCTGGCCACGGCCCATGGCGTGCGCCCGCCCTCGCGCCGCGACACGCTGCAAGACGTCCTGCAGGCGCCCGACAGGCAGGCCCTGCTCGACTGGCTGCGCCAGCAACCCCTGGCGCGGCGCGTGCGCCACGGCGGCACCGACCTGCTGATGGTGCACGCGGGCGTGCTGCCGCAATGGTCCGCAGACGACGTGCTGGCGCTTGCGGACGAGGTGCACGCCATGCTGCGCGGCCCGGCGCTCCCGGACTTCCTGCGGGAGATGTACGGCAACAGCCCGGACCAGTGGGACGCGGGCCTGCAGGGGGCGGACCGCCTGCGCATCATCGTCAACGCGCTCACGCGGCTGCGCTTCTGCACGCCCGAGGGGCGCATGGACTTCGAGAGCACCGAGAGCGCCGCGCATGCGCCCGCCGGGCTGCTGCCCTGGTTCGATGCGCCGGGCCGGCGCACCAGCGGCACGCTGATCGCCTTCGGCCACTGGTCCACGCTGGGCTGGATCAGCCGGCCCGACATACAGGGGCTGGACACGGGCTGCGTCTGGGGCGGCGCCTTGAGCGCCGTGCGCTTCGGCGCCACGCTGGCCGAGCGCGAGCACTGCAAGGTGCAGTGCGCGCAGCAGCAGCGGCCCGGGGAATAG
- a CDS encoding H-NS histone family protein has translation MNASYKELLKQREALEQQINEARRRELATAVAQVRELVAEYGLTQQDVFPTGRTGRTSATSGVKVAPKYRDPVTGQTWTGRGKAPKWIQNEDREKFAI, from the coding sequence ATGAACGCAAGCTACAAAGAATTGCTGAAGCAACGCGAGGCCCTTGAACAGCAGATTAACGAGGCCCGCCGCCGCGAACTGGCGACGGCCGTTGCGCAGGTGCGCGAACTGGTGGCCGAGTATGGTTTGACGCAGCAGGACGTATTCCCCACGGGGCGCACCGGCCGCACGTCTGCTACCAGCGGCGTGAAGGTGGCGCCCAAATACCGTGATCCCGTGACGGGCCAGACGTGGACGGGCCGTGGCAAGGCGCCCAAGTGGATTCAAAACGAGGACCGCGAGAAGTTCGCTATTTGA